ACCATAGCCTTATAAATCAGGCAGTAGTTATTCCATGGGAAGGGAAAAATGATAATAGGTACCTGTGTGCATACGTAGTTGGAGAGAAAGCCATTAAAATACAGGAACTGAAGGACTTTTTGGCTAAAAAGTTACCTGAGTATATGATTCCTTCCTACATTGTGCAATTAGATAAAATTCCCCTCTCTCAGAATGGGAAACTTGACAGGAAGTCATTACCTGAACCCAGCGGAGATATCCTTATACAGACAGAATATGTTGCTCCAAAGAATGAGACAGAAGACAGGTTGGTCAATATATGGCATGAAGTTCTTGGAACTGAAAGGATTGGTGTTGAAGATAACTTTTTTGAAATAGGAGGTAATTCCATGCTTCTTATTCAAGTTCATTCAATGATAAACAGTGTTTACCCGTCGAAAGTAAGCGTGGCTGACTTGTTTACATACCCCACGATTTCGAAATTGACTGAGTTAATATTGAAAAAACCAGCCGATAAAAAGAAAATCCATATAAAGACCGTTAAATTTCCAGAGGATTATTTTAGAGCAGATGATAGCCCGGTAGAACATTCAACTTTTGTATTCAAGATCCCCGAAGCTTTAAGGGAAAAATTAATTTCCTTGGCCGATTTAAAAAATATTGAAGTACAATACATACTTTTAACCGCATATATGTATCTCTTGCATGAAATATCAGAAGAGGACGAAATCTCTACTAATATTCTTGGTGATACAAAGGGCATGGACGGTGCTCGTGGATTGGACATTGATATGTCAGAGATTTCAAGCATAGAAAACCTCCTGCTGACAGTTTATGAAAAATGTACAGGTGCTGAAGCTTCATACACGTACTACTTGGATGATAGAGATATATTTGAACTGAGTAGGGACAATTATTCCATTGCATCATTTTTTTCCTATGCAGACTATAAATTAGAGAACATTTCGGACATATATGATGTCATCCTAAAAGTGAACGATTCAGATCAGGAAATAGATTTTATATGTATTTATAATCACCATAGGTTGAAACAGGAAAAGGTGATGGAAATGATAAAAACATATATCAGCGTAATTGAAGCACTAACAGAAAATATCAATTAGAAGGAGAATACATATGAACAAAATTGCTTTTTTATTTCCGGGACAAGGATCCCAATATACTGGGATGGGGAAAAATCTCTGTGATGCCTACTCTATAGCAAGAGAAACTTTTGAAGAGGCAAATGATACTTTAGGATTTGACCTTCAAAAGTTGTGTTTTGAAGGAGACCCCGAAGAACTGGCAAAAACTGAAAACACACAGCCTGCTATTTTAACATTAAGTGTTGCACAATTCCGGGTATACAAGCAAGAATTGTGCATAGAGCCTGATTATTGTGCCGGACACAGCCTTGGAGAACTATCAGCTTTGACATGTGCAGGGGCTATTGAATTCTCGGATGCTGTAAAAATTGTAAGACAACGCGGCAGGTTTATGCAAAAGGCAGTACCTGTTGGTATAGGTGCTATGGCAGCAGTTACAGGCATAAGCAGAAGAGAGATTGAAGAAGAGTACGGAATAAATTCCGGTGAATCAAGAGTAGTAGTTATAGCGAACTATAATTCACCTGAACAGATTGTTATCTCAGGCCATATGGATGCGGTGAACCTCACTGCGGAGAACCTCAAGGCAAAAGGCGCAAAAATAATACCGTTAAAAGTAAGTGCACCTTTCCACAGCCCTTTAATGAATCCTGCGGCAGAGGAGATGAGGGAAGAATTAAAAAAGTATAAATTCGGTGAACTAAAGTATCCTGTTATATCAAACGTATCCGCAAGACCGTATATTTCAAAGGAGAGCATACCTGAGAACCTGAAATCGCAAATAATAAGTCCTGTAAGGTGGCAGGAATCCATGGAGTTCCTGCAAAGATGCGGAGTTGAGGTTGTTGTTGAAATGGGGCCTAAAACAGTACTAAAGAATCTGGCAAAAAGGAATACACCAGACATATTGGCATATGCCTATGACAACAATGAAGATGTTTCCTCTTTGACAGATAAGCTTAGACCCCAAAATTGTGATAATAAAGACTCAAGATTAAAACTTATAGTCAGGTGTCTTGCAATAGCAGTATGTACCAAAAACAGGAATTGGGACAACGATGAATATGCAGCAGGTGTTGTTGAGCCATACCGGAAAGTACAGGAATTACTGGCGAAACTGGAAGGCAACAATATGGAACCCTCCCTTGAACAATTGACAGAAGCACTAAGGATGCTAAAAACAGTGCTTATTACAAAGAAGACTGATATTAAGGAACAAGAAGAAAGATTTAAGCAAATATTTGACGAAACCGGTCTGGGATATCTTTTCGGGGACGCTGATTTTCAGTAGGATTAACTATTTATGAATAATTATTCACAATATGGAGGATATAATGGTTAAAAAACTTTTAGATTTGGATAAAACTAAATCTTATGATGCCTTTAGCGAAGAAGATAATTTAATAAAAGCCATTTCAAACAGAGATATAGCTATTATCGGAATAGCTTGTGAGTTCCCTAAAGCATCCGATGTTGACCAGTATTGGGAAGTATTACGCAATGGCGTTAACTGTATGAGTGAGTTTACAGGACAAAGAAAGCTGGATACCGATAATTATCTTGTCATGGAAGGAATGTCCCCGGATGAAATTCAGTACTCAAAATATGCTTATATTAAAGAAATTGATAAATTTGACTACGAATTTTTTCATATATCCCCAAAGGAAGCTCAATTAATGGACCCAAAGCAGAGAATGTTTCTTGAAACTGCCTGGAAAGCTATTGAAGATGCTGGTTATGGTGGTAAGAAGATTGTTGGTACCAGAACAGGTGTGTACTTAGGCTATTGTGTTGAATTTGACTATGAATACAAACAGTTTATTGAAGCAGTTGATCCCTCACAACGTTATCTTTCTATCCCGGGAAATATAAAGGCTATCGTAGCAAGCAGAATTTCTTACATACTAAATCTAAAAGGCCCAAGTATGACTGTAGATACAACCTGTTCTTCATCTCTGGTAGCAACCCATCTGGCATGTCAGGCAATACGGAACGAAGAATGTGAAATGGCGATTTCAGGTGCCATAAAAATCAGATATCTTCCGGAAGACCCAAAGGATGCGGTAAATTTAGGGATAAATTCTTCCGACGGAATAACTAGAACTTTTGACGATTATTCAGATGGAGTAGGTTCAGGAGAAGGTGTTGGAGCTGTACTGTTAAAACCATTGAATAAAGCTATTGAAGATGGGGATCACATCTATGCAGTAATAAAGGGAACTGCCATAAATCAAGATGGAACAACTAATGGGATTACCGCCCCGAACCCTGCTGCCCAAGAAGAGGTTATAATCAGGGCATGGAAAGATGGTAAGATAGATCCTGAGACAATTTCCTATATTGAGGCTCACGGTACAGGAACAAAGCTAGGAGACCCAATTGAGATAGAGGGGATAACCAGGGCGTTTAATAATTTTACTCAGAGAAAGCAGTTTTGCGCAGTTGGATCAGTTAAATCAAATTTAGGCCATTTGGATGATGCAGCAGGGATAGCGGGTCTGATAAAAACCGCACTGGTTCTGGATAAAAAAGAAATCCCGCCTTTGCTCAATTTCAGCAGACCAAACCGTGCAATTGATTTTACAAACTCACCGGTTTACATAAATGACAGAATTGTCTCCCTCCAAACAACAGGCACAAAGGCCAGATGTGGAATCAGTGCGTTTGGATTCAGTGGGACAAACTGTCATATGGTTTTGGAGGAGGCTCCTCAGATAGAGAAGAGATCTCAAAAAAATACTGAACCGGTAAATATCCTTACAATTTCAGCAAAATCAAAAGAAGCACTTATAAGGTATGTGGAGTTGTACAAAGATTATTTTAGTGAAATGACTGTAGAGGATTTAAACAATATTTGCTTTACTGTAAATACAGGAAGAGATCATTTAAATTATAGAATAGCCATAGTGTTGGATCATGACCGGAGTATAAAAGAGAAACTAGATAAAATAGATTCACACAGAATCAGGACTAATAAAAGTGAAGGTATTTTTTATGGAGAACACAAGATTGCATCCCTCTTTAATAAGTCAAGACAAAAAGATGAAATAAGTGAAGAGCAAAGAAATGAACTTAGTGATATTGCAAATAAAAACATGGATCAGTTCTTAAGTAGTAACCAACTCAATACGGAACTTGTTAATGACATATGTGAGAAATATGTACAGGGTGCTAATGTTGAGTGGGAAAAATTATATGGAAAAGGAAGAAATAAAAGAGTCAGGATACCTACATATCCATTTCTTAAGAACAGGTGCTGGTTGGATGTTGAAAACGCAAATCCGACCAATGAGACAAATCGAAATGGAGTTAAAAACGGACGCAATAACATTGATAACCGAAATGTCAAAAAAGTTAATTTATCCGGCCGTGACAACGGAATATATACCGATACTGAAACTAGCATTGCTGAAGTCTGGGCTTATGTTTTGGGACTAAAGGAAATTAATATTTTCAGCAGTTTTTTTGAATTAGGCGGAGATTCGTTGTTAGCTATTCAACTAAAAATTCAGTTGGGAAAAACATTTAACAAGGAAATAACCCTGCAGAGCTTCTTTATGAATCCTACCATAACGGAATTAGCCGAAATAATTAATAAAGATAATTCATACGCTGATGAAGAATATGAAGAATTTGAATTTTAAGTCTCATCTACAGGAGGGATAATATGAGTGAGTTTACAAATAACTTTAACAATAATGGCAAATCAATAAAAGATATAATAGCTAATCTCGAAAAAAAGGATATAAAGTTGTGGGTGGAAGGTGAAGCCTTGCGCTGTAAAGCTCCAAAGGGAGTAATGAATCAGGATATTTCGGACATGATTAAAAGCCGAAAAGAAGAGATTATTGAATATTACAGGTTAAAAGAAATACAGAACAGTTTATACCAACCAATACAGAGAGCCGAGGAAAAAGAGTATTACCCTTTATCGGAAGCGCAAAAAAGGATGTATTTCATCAGTCAGCTTGATAATTCTAATTTAAGCTATAATATGTCCAATGCTTTATGTATTGAAGGAAACATTGATATTAAACGTTTGGAAGAAGCATTCCATTCTCTTATCATGAGACATGAAGGGCTTAGAACCTCATTCAAAAACTTAGACGGCGAGCCTGTTCAATATATAAATTCAGAATTTGATTTTAATATTCAATACTTTAAGTCGGAAAAAGAAACAGATGATTTGCTCGTTGATTTCAGGCAACCTTATGATTTGGCCAAAGCTCCTCTTTTTAGAGTAGGGTTGGTTGAACAGGCTCAGGACAAGTATATTTTATTAATGGATATGCATCATATAATATCCGATGGAATATCAAGAGATATCCTGTCAAATGACCTGATTAGAATTTATAACAATGAGATTCTGCCAGAACTTAAAATTCAGTATAAAGACTTTGCCCAATGGTATAACAATATTTTAAACTCAGAAGTGATTAAAAACCAGGAACAATACTGGCTTAATATGTTTAAGGGAGAAATCGACACACCTGACCTTCCAATTGATTATTCCAGAACTCAGCAAGCGAATTACACAGGCAGACAATTTAGTTTTACTACAGGAAAAGAATTGGGTAATAGGTTAAAACAAATTGCAAAACAAGAAAATACAACTTTATTTTGTTTGTTATTGGCTGCTTATAAAATTATTTTATCTAAATCATCGGGAAGCGAAGACATTA
This region of Clostridium sp. BNL1100 genomic DNA includes:
- a CDS encoding polyketide synthase, whose translation is MVKKLLDLDKTKSYDAFSEEDNLIKAISNRDIAIIGIACEFPKASDVDQYWEVLRNGVNCMSEFTGQRKLDTDNYLVMEGMSPDEIQYSKYAYIKEIDKFDYEFFHISPKEAQLMDPKQRMFLETAWKAIEDAGYGGKKIVGTRTGVYLGYCVEFDYEYKQFIEAVDPSQRYLSIPGNIKAIVASRISYILNLKGPSMTVDTTCSSSLVATHLACQAIRNEECEMAISGAIKIRYLPEDPKDAVNLGINSSDGITRTFDDYSDGVGSGEGVGAVLLKPLNKAIEDGDHIYAVIKGTAINQDGTTNGITAPNPAAQEEVIIRAWKDGKIDPETISYIEAHGTGTKLGDPIEIEGITRAFNNFTQRKQFCAVGSVKSNLGHLDDAAGIAGLIKTALVLDKKEIPPLLNFSRPNRAIDFTNSPVYINDRIVSLQTTGTKARCGISAFGFSGTNCHMVLEEAPQIEKRSQKNTEPVNILTISAKSKEALIRYVELYKDYFSEMTVEDLNNICFTVNTGRDHLNYRIAIVLDHDRSIKEKLDKIDSHRIRTNKSEGIFYGEHKIASLFNKSRQKDEISEEQRNELSDIANKNMDQFLSSNQLNTELVNDICEKYVQGANVEWEKLYGKGRNKRVRIPTYPFLKNRCWLDVENANPTNETNRNGVKNGRNNIDNRNVKKVNLSGRDNGIYTDTETSIAEVWAYVLGLKEINIFSSFFELGGDSLLAIQLKIQLGKTFNKEITLQSFFMNPTITELAEIINKDNSYADEEYEEFEF
- the fabD gene encoding ACP S-malonyltransferase translates to MNKIAFLFPGQGSQYTGMGKNLCDAYSIARETFEEANDTLGFDLQKLCFEGDPEELAKTENTQPAILTLSVAQFRVYKQELCIEPDYCAGHSLGELSALTCAGAIEFSDAVKIVRQRGRFMQKAVPVGIGAMAAVTGISRREIEEEYGINSGESRVVVIANYNSPEQIVISGHMDAVNLTAENLKAKGAKIIPLKVSAPFHSPLMNPAAEEMREELKKYKFGELKYPVISNVSARPYISKESIPENLKSQIISPVRWQESMEFLQRCGVEVVVEMGPKTVLKNLAKRNTPDILAYAYDNNEDVSSLTDKLRPQNCDNKDSRLKLIVRCLAIAVCTKNRNWDNDEYAAGVVEPYRKVQELLAKLEGNNMEPSLEQLTEALRMLKTVLITKKTDIKEQEERFKQIFDETGLGYLFGDADFQ